The genomic interval GATGCAGGTCATCGCCATCGACAAACGCCATGTCGCACAGCACCTGCAACGCCGTCCCGACCGACGACTTGCCGCACCCCGACACTCCCATCAGCACATAGCACCGCATCAGAGCGACGCCGTGATGCCGCCGTCCACGAACAGCGTGTGACCATTAACGAAACTGGACGCGGCCGAGGACAGAAAAACGGCGGCCCCCACCAGTTCGTCGACCTGACCCCAGCGGCCCGCCGGTGTGCGCTTCTCCAACCAGGCAGAAAACTCAGGATCCGCTACAAGGGCCGCGTTCAGCGGCGTGTCGAAATAGCCGGGCGCGATGGCGTTGCACTGCAATCCATGCTTGGCCCACTCGGTCGCCATCCCTTTGGTCAGGTTCGCCACGGCGCCTTTGGTCGCGGTGTAGGGTGCAATGCCCGGACGGGCCAAGGCCGTCTGGACAGAGGCGATGTTGATGATCTTGCCTGCCCCGCGCCCGATCATGTGCCGCGCAACAGCCTGACCGACGTGAAAGACGCTCGCGATATTGGTCTGCAACAGCCGCTCGAAGGCATCGGCCGGAAAGTTCTCCAACTCCGTCCGGTGTTGCATCCCGGCGTTGTTGATCAGGATGTCTATCGGGCCCGTCTGCGCCTCAAATCCGTCCACTGCGGCGCGCACCGCATCATGGTCTGTCGCATCGAACGCCAGTTGATGCACCGTGCCGCCCAATGCTTCTGCCGCACGCGCCAGCTTGCCAGTGTCGCGTCCGTTCAACACAATCTCAGCCCCGGCGTCCGCGAGGCCCTTGGCCAAGGCAAGGCCGATGCCCTGCGACGATCCGGTGATCAGGGCGCGACGGCCCGCAAGCGTGAAAAGGTCAGACATGCAACACTCCGAATAATAGGGGCGGGATTGACGCCCGCTGATTGTTACCGTTAACATGATACCGATAACATCTCCTGTCAACGAGGAATCGCAATGCCCAAACCCATCGCCCTCGACGACATTAACGTCGACAAGCTGACCGGTGATAGCGCAACCTGCGGCTCGGCGCCCCTCGTTCTGTGAAAGGCCACACCATGAAAGTCATCGTTGCCCACGCGGCCAAGGACTTGCGGGTCGAAACCCGCGACAGGCCCACGCCCGGCCCGGGCCAGGTGCTGGTCAAGATGGCCGCGGGCGGCATCTGCGGCTCGGACCTGCACTACTACAACCACGGCGGTTTCGGCCCGATCCAACTGCGCGAACCGATGATCCTCGGGCACGAGGTCGCCGGGAATATCGAAGCCCTGGGCGAAGGTGTGACGGACCTCGACACCGGAAGCCTCGTCGCCGTATCGCCCTCTCGCCCGTGCGGGCACTGCACATACTGCCGC from Tateyamaria omphalii carries:
- a CDS encoding SDR family oxidoreductase, which gives rise to MSDLFTLAGRRALITGSSQGIGLALAKGLADAGAEIVLNGRDTGKLARAAEALGGTVHQLAFDATDHDAVRAAVDGFEAQTGPIDILINNAGMQHRTELENFPADAFERLLQTNIASVFHVGQAVARHMIGRGAGKIINIASVQTALARPGIAPYTATKGAVANLTKGMATEWAKHGLQCNAIAPGYFDTPLNAALVADPEFSAWLEKRTPAGRWGQVDELVGAAVFLSSAASSFVNGHTLFVDGGITASL